The stretch of DNA CTCCTGAAAATACATGTAATGATAAAGACTGTCCATTCCATGGCAATTTGCCAGTAAGAGGACAGGTATTTGAAGGTATTGTGGTAAGTGATAAAGGACACAATACCGTTGTAATTAAAAGGGAGATTGTAAGCTATATACCAAAATATGAAAGATACGAAAAAAGAACAGCTACAATGGTTGCTCACAATCCATCATGCATAGGTGCAAAGGTTGGAGATAAGGTAAAAATTGCAGAGTGCAGGCCTATAAGCAAAACTAAGTCATTTGTAGTTGTTGAAAAAACAGAACTTACAGAATAAGGTGATTTCATGAAGGGATTTGGTTCAAAAGTAATAAGAGCTCTGCCAAATGGAGCTAGGCTAGTCTGTGCGGATAACACCGGGGCAAAAGAACTTGAAGTAATTGCAGTTAAAAACTACAAAGGAGTTACTAGAAGACTGCCTGCTGGTGGAGTAGGGAGCATGGTTTTTGTTTCTGTTAAGAAAGGAACGCCTGAAATGAGAAAACAGGTATTGCCTGCTATTATCATAAGACAGAAAAAGGAATATAGAAGACCAGATGGTTCAAGAGTTAAATTTGAAGATAATGCTGCGGTAATTGTAACACCAGACGGAAATCCAAAAGGTTCGGAAATAAAAGGACCTGTTGCAAAAGAGGCAGCTGAAAGATGGCCTGGTGTATCAAGGCTAGCTAAAATAATTCACTAATAAAATTCACTAATAATAAAATATGTTGTAAAAATAAAAGGTGAATAATATGGTTTTGACAAACTCAAAACAGCCAAGGAAACAAAGAAAAGCACTTTACAACGCTCCACATCATTTGAGAAATAGATTGATGTCATCAACGCTCTCAAAGGAGTTAAAGGAAAAATACAATAAAAATGCACTTCCTGTTAGAAAAGGAGATGTTGTAAAGATAATGAGAGGAAACTTCAAAAATATAGAAGGAGAAGTATCAAAAGTTGATTATAAATCTTACAAAATATATGTAGAAGGAGCAGTAAATAGAAAACAGGATGGAAAAGAATCTCCATATCCAATTCATCCATCAAATGTTATGATTGTTAAATTGGATGACTCAGACGAAAGGAGATTTAAATTTTTAAAAAATGAATAACTGAGGTGCGAATATGGCAAGTAAGGGACCTAAAAGACATCTAAAAAGATTACCCGCTCCAACAAATTGGCAACTTCCAAGAAAAGTTAAAAAATTTACTACCAGAGCTCTGCCAGGACCACATTCAATGGATAATTCATTGCCATTATTGTTGATAGTTAGGGATATTTTAGGCTATGCAGATAATGCAAGAGAAGCTAAAAAAATCATTAAAATGGGTAAAATATTAGTTGATGGCGTAAAAAGAAAAGAACACAGATATCCAGCAGGATTAATGGATGTAATTTCCATACCTGATACAAATGAAAACTTTTTAGTATTGCTTGATGAAAAAGGTAGAATTACCTTGAAGAAAACAGATAAGAATGATGTAAAATTATGCAAAATTAAAAATAAAACTGTGATTAAAGGCGGACATATTCAATTAAACCTTCATGATGGTAGAAACCAGATTGTAAAGGTTTCAGATGCTACAAAGGCAGAAGAGGATATCTATAAAACCGGAGATTGTGTTCTTATCTCAATCCCTGAACAAGAAATAGTAGGTCATGTCCAGTTTGGTGAAGGAAAATTGGCATATATTACTGGTGGAAAACACGCAGGAGATTTTGCAAAAATCATTGAAATAGAAAAGAGAAAATTATATCCTGATATTATTACCCTTGAAACAAAAGATGGAGAACAGTTTAAAACCATTAAAGACTATGTATTTGTAGTTGGCGATGAAGAACCTGTTTTACCATCATTAAAGGAATAATTTAATAATTAATATACTTAATAATATAATGATAATTAAGTGAGATAAGAGTAAATGATAGCAAATAATAGCAAATCATAAAGATAAATTTAAGTAATTGAATAACTAAACATGGTGGAAAAATGACATTCCAAGAAACATGGGAAAAACAGCCTATGAGAAAACCTAAGATAGAGAAGGTTACCATCAATATGGGTGTAGGCGAAAGTGGAGATAGGTTGCTTACCGGTGCAAAAGTTATTGAAGAAATTACTGGTCAAAAACCTGTAAGAACACTGGCTAAACAAACTAACCCTGCATTTGGTATTAGAAAAAAACTTCCAATTGGTTTAAAAGTCACATTGAGAGGAAAAAAAGCAGAAGAATTTTTAAAAAATGCATTTATAGCATTTAAAGCATCTGGGAAAACATTATATTCCTATTCATTTGATAAAAGGGGAAACTTTTCATTCGGTATTCCAGAGCATATTGACTTCCCAGGCCAAAAATATGAGCCAGATGTCGGAATCTATGGTATGGATGTATGTGTAACCTTTGAAAAACCAGGATACAGAGTTAAAAGAAGAAAAGTAAAAAGAAACAGCCTTCCTGAAAAACACCAAGTTAAAAAAGATGAAGCTATTGAATACATAAAATTGAACTTTGGTGTTGATGTAGTAGAGGAAGAATAACTTATAAATTAAATTAATTAAACTAATAATTAAATTAAGTTAAGTTTCTACGATATATAACTTATTTTAATTAAATAACGAGTGCAAAATAACGAAATAGATGTAATATTTATAATTATACTGGATATAGTAACTTTCGGATTTTGCTTGGAGGTCGAAAAAAATGACAAAAGCACCATATAAGAAAAAATACGGATACGGTTCTAAGGTATGTTCAAGATGTGGAAGGAAAGGACCTGGAATCATTAGAAAATATGGATTGAACTTATGCAGACAGTGTTTTAGAGAATTAGCACCAAAATTAGGATTTAAAAAATATGATTAAGGATAAGGATTAAGGAGGTATCAACATGAGTCTAATGGACCCACTTGCGAATGCATTGAACCATCTATCCAACTGTGAAAGAGTGGGAAAGAATGTGGCATACATAAAGCCCGCCTCAAAACTCATAGGAAGAGTATTGAAAGTTATGCAGGATAAGGGATACATAGGAAACTTTGAATACATAGAAGATGGTAAAGCAGGAATCTATAAAGTAGAACTGACAGGACATATAAACAAATGTGGAGCAGTTAAGCCAAGATATGCTGTTAAAAAGCATGAATTTGAGAAATTTGAAAAAAGATATTTGCCTGCAAAAGGTTTTGGTTTATTGATTGTAAGCACACCAAAAGGATTAATGACCCATGATGAAGCTAAGGAGCAAGGCTTGGGTGGAAGATTGATATCATATATTTTCTAAGATAGATATTCTAAGATATTATATAGATATTCTAAGTTAAATTATAATTATTTAAACACGATAAATGGAGGTATGGTTATGCCAGTTGCCGCTATAATGAGGGAAGAGATTGAAATACCTGACAATGTTTCTGTTGAGATAAATGGCAACGAAGTTGTTGTTAAATCAGGCGGAAAAGAACTTAAAAGAACACTTTCCTTCCCAAATGTAAGCATTAAAAAAGAAGATAATAAAATAGTTATTGAAAGTTTATATCCAAGAAAAAAACAGGCAGCAATTATCGGAACATTTGCATCCCACATCAACAACATGATAAAGGGCGTAGTTGATGGATTTGAATATAAATTGAAAATAAGATATGCTCACTTCCCTATGAAAATTAGTGTTAAAGGTAATGAAGTAATTATAGACAACTTTTTAGGTGAGAAACACCCAAGAAAAGCAAGAATTATGGAAGGAGTGAATGTCAAAGTGAGCGGTGAAGATATTATAGTTAGCGGAATAGATAAAGAAAAAACAGGACAGACCGCCGCAAACATTGAACAGGCAACAAGAGTTAAAGGAAGAGATACCAGAGTATTCCAAGACGGTATCTATATTGTAGAAAAAGCAGGGAAAGTGTTATAAGGTGGTTTCATGAGTAAAAAAAGGTTATTGAGATTAAAACTCAAAATGAAACAAAAAAAACCTGACTTTAAAAGGCAGGAATGGTTCAAGTGTAAAAGAATAGGCACAAGTTGGAGAAGACCCATAGGACTTCACAGTGGGATGAGAAAACAGTTGAAACACAGACCAGCTATTGTTAAGATAGGATACAGAGCTCCGGCTCTTGTAAGAGGATTGCATCCATCAGGTTTAGAAGATGTTCTCATCCATAATGTAAAAGAGTTGGAAGCATTAAATCCTGAAACACAAGGAGCTAGGGTGGCTTCAACTGTTGGCAGAAGAAAAAAGATAGAAATAGTAAAAAGAGCTAATGAATTAGGTATCAGATTATTAAATATTTCCAACGAGAAACAGGAAGAACTTTTAAATATTACTAAGGAAGTTTCAGAAGAGGAAATAAAAGAAGAAACCGAAAAAGAAACAGAAGAATAATATAATAATTTTATATATTTATTTATGTTAGGTGATATAATGGATATATCAACCCAGAGGAGAATTGCCGCAGATGTGCTGGACTGTGGTATTGATAGAGTATGGATTGACCCTGAAAATTTGGATAAGGTCAAAATGGCTATTACCAAAGATGACATCAGGATGTTAATTAAAGAAGGTATTATTGTAAAAAAACAGAAAAAAGGAATAAGCAGGGCTAGAACTCAGAAATTAAAAGAACAGAAAAGAAAAGGTAAAAGAAAAGGCCCAGGTTCAAGAAGAGGGGCAAAAGGCTCTAGAACTCCTAAAAAAAGAAAATGGATAAACACCATAAGGCCTTTGAGAAGTATGTTAAAGGAGCTCAGGGAAGATGAAACAATTGAAAGAAGCACATATAGAAAATTATATAGAATGGCAAAAGGTGGAGCATTCAGAAGTAAAAACCACATGAAGATGTATATGAAAGACCATGGGCTTCTTGCGGAATAAATAAAAAATCTTTTTAGATTTTTAAATTCGCTTTATTCCATATTAAAATTATATAGGAGGTATAATCATGGCACATAGTGCTAAATATAGGGTCCCTTTTAGAAGAAGAAGGGAAGGAAAAACGAATTATAGATTAAGATTAAAATTGCTTTTATCAAAAAAACCAAGATTGGTTGTTAGAAAATCTTTAAACAATATAGTAGCTCAGCTTGTAGCTTATGACGAGATTGGAGATAAAATATTGGTTTCAGCTCATTCAAGAGAGCTCGTAAAAATGGGATACAAAGGACACTGTGGAAACATACCCGCTGCATACTTAACAGGACTTTTACTGGGTAAAAAGGCACTTAAAGAAGGTTATGAAGAAGCAGTTCTTGATTTAGGATTGCAAAGTGCTACAAAAGGAGCAGCTGTTTTTGCTATATTGAAGGGAGCAGTTGATGCAGGAATGGATATACCACACAGTGATGACATTCTTCCAGAAGATGAGAGAATTAATGGTTCTCATGTAAAGCAATATGCCAAGCTCCTAAAAGAAGAAGATGAAGAAAAATACAAAAAACAGTTTTCAAAGTATTTAGAGAAAGGATTGAATCCTGAAAATTTGCCAGAACACTTTGAAGAAATAAAGGAGAAGGTTCTCAGTTTATAATTTGAGATATAAAGGTGAAATCATGGCAGCTGAAAAAAGATTTAATGTAGAAGCTTGGGAACCTAAAACCCAGGTAGGAAAAATGGTAAAAGAGGGGACCATTACTGATATGGATTATATTTTAGATAATGGTCTTCCTCTATTAGAGCCTGAAATTGTAGATGCATTACTTCCTGATATTACAGAACAGGTTTTAGATGTTTCACTTGTTCAGAGAATGCACAAATCAGGAAGAAGAGCAAGATTTAGAGCTACCGTTGCAGTAGGAAATAAAAACGGTTATGTTGGCGTAGGAATGGGTAAAGCAAAAGAAGTAGGGCCTGCAATTAGAAAAGCTATTGCTCATGCAAAATTATCATTGATTAGAATAAGATTAGGATGCGGTTCATGGGAATGCGGTTGTGGAGCACCTCATTCAATTCCATTTACTGCAAAAGGTTCCTGTGCAAGTGTAAAAATTGAGTTATTACCTGCACCAAGGGGAGTAGGTTTAGTGGCAGGAGATGTTGCAAAGGCAGTATTGGGTCTTGCAGGTATAAAAGATATCTGGACAAAAACATTTGGAGACACAAGAACAACATACAACTTTGCAATGGCTACATTTGATGCACTTAAAAACTTGAATTTTGTTAGATATCTGCCAGAACACAAAGAAACACTTGGAATTAACGAAGGTAAGGTATTGTAATTAATAATAAATTAATAAATAAATAATATTCTACCAATATTTTTAATAAAATAGGTGATGAAACATGGCTTACGCAGTTGTAAGGGTTAGAGGTAGCGTAGGTGTCAGAGGAGACATTGCAGATACCCTTAAAATGTTAAGATTACATAGGGTAAATCACTGTGTAATAGTTCCAAACACCGAGACATACAAAGGTATGATAAATAAGGTAAAGGATTATATTACCTACGGTGAAATAGATAAAGATACCCTTGTAAAATTGATATTGAAAAGAGGAAGATTGCCCGGAAATAAAAGACTAAATGAAGAAAAAGTTAAGGAATTGATGGATTTATCAGTAGAAGAGTTAGCTGAAAAAATCGTAAATGATGAAATCCTCTTAAAAAATACTCCATTGAAACCAGTATTTAGACTTCACCCTCCAAGAAAGGGATATGACAAAGCTGGTATTAAAAGACCTTTCTCAGTAGGCGGAGCTCTGGGGTACAGAGGAGATGAGATAAACACATTATTAGAGAAAATGATGTAAGCAATTACATTTAAGGTGATTGGATGATAAGAAAAAGTAGAAAAATCACAAAGTTAAGAGGAAGTAGAACCTGTGGATACGGTGCTGCTAAAAAGCACAGAGGCGCAGGTCATAGAGGAGGTAGAGGTTTGGCAGGAGGTCATAAACACAAATGGCTTCACATAGTCAAATACATGCCAGACCACTTTGGAAAATATGGATTTAAAAGACATCCAAGTTTGGTTAAAAAATTAAATACCATTAACTTGGGAGATATTGACGAATTAGTATCCAAAAACAAGGATGCATTTGAAGTTGAAGATGGAAAAATTGTTGTTGATGTAACAGCATTTGAATATGAAAAAGTTCTTGGAAAAGGTAAATTATCCTGTCCAATGATTATAAAAGCAGTGGAATTCTCAGAAGGAGCAAAAGAAAAAATAGAATCTGCTGGTGGAGAGTTTGTTGAATTGTAATTCAATTAAAACAAATCTTTTGATTATATTATTGCTCTTTCTTATTTTTAATAAATATGATGATGTTAGTCTAAATCTTACATCTAAAAACAATTTTAATGCATTTAAATATAATAATATTTTTTAATAAATATTCCTATTTTTTATAGTTTTTTATCAATAGTTATGTTTTTTATGTTTTATAGTTTTGGAATCGTGTATATGGATGATGGGATAAATAAAATTTATAATATGATAATGAAATAAAAATAATAAAGATAAACCAATAAGGTAAAATCGAAAAAATAAAAATTAATAAGTTGATAATTTCTTTATAGTGAACTACCCCGACCTTACGGACGGAGCTTCCTGCTTCCGACCCGTAGTCTCCACAGGCGTCACTTCGGACTGTCCCAGCCCTAGGCTACCTTTTCTTTTCGGTAGCAATAAATATTGTGGGAATAGTTATATAAATAATTTTCGGCTTTCATCCTCCCGTAGCGAAGCGGAGGGCTACAATTAGAAAAACCTTCGGTTTTTGTTGCTCGCTTACTTCGTAAGCGAAATCCGAAGGATTTTTGTTTAATCCCTTACGGAAGGGGACTTCTCGCCGAAATAAGTTAATAAGTTAAAATTTAATGATTTTATAAACAACAATCTTTATTAATTGTTATATATCTCATTAAAATAATAATAAGAAATATTTGGGAGTAAATTTCACTTATTTTTAATATTAAAAATACATGGTGATACATTTGGAGGAATTTCTTCATAAAATAAGACCTATACTTGAATATATCCCAGAAGTGAAGAGACCTGAAAGGGACATAACATTTAAAGAAAAGTTGAAATGGACAGGAATGGTTCTTGTATTGTATTTTATTATGGGAACAATTGATGTATATACAGGAGGAGCTCAGATTCCACCAGTCTTTGAATTCTGGCAAACTGTGACTGCATCTAAAATGGGAACATTGATTACATTAGGTATTGGGCCTATTGTTACCGCAGGAATTATCATGCAGCTTTTGGTCGGCTCTGAAATTATAAAATTGGATTTATCCATTCCAACCAATAGGGCAATGTTTCAGGGACTTCAAAAATTATTTGCAATATTTATGTGTTTCATAGAAGCCATAATGTTTGTTGGTGCAGGTGCATTTGGTCCATTATCGCCACTTCTAATGTTGGTATTGGTTCTTCAATTGGCAATAGGAGCCATACTCTTAATATATCTTGATGAGATAGTTTCAAGGTATGGTATTGGTTCAGGTATTGGTCTTTTCATTGCTGCGGGAGTTTCCCAAACAATATTCGTAGGGACTTTTGGTCCAGATGGATACCTGTGGAAATTCTTCAATGCCCTTATGCAAGGTTCTTTGGGAACTGCATTGGAATTCATACTGCCAATACTGGGAACAATAGTGGTATTCTTTATAGTAGTATATGCTGAAAGTATGAGGGTAGAGATTCCACTTGCACATGGAAGAGTAAGAGGTGCCGTAGGTAAATACCCTATAAAATTTGTATATGTATCAAACCTACCTGTTATTCTTACAGTAGCATTATTTGCAAATATCCAATTATGGGGCATGTTCCTTGAAAAAATGGGATTCCCAATATTGGGACATTATGTAAATGGTAGGGCAGCAGATGGTTTAGCATATTATTTCTCCACACCTTATGGATTAACAAGCGTAATTTCTGACCCATTACATGCCATATTTTACACAATAATGATGATGGTATTTTGTGTAATTTTTGGGATATTCTGGGTTGAAACATCAGGTCTTGATGCAAAATCTATGGCAAAAAGACTTGGAAGTCTTGACATGGCAATTAAAGGATTTAGAAAAAGCACAAAATCTATAGAGCAGAGATTAAAAAGATATATAAAACCTATTACTGTTATGAGCTCAGTATTTATAGGACTACTTGCAGCAGGTGCTAATTTCACAGGAGCTCTTGGTGGAGGAACTGGGGTTTTGCTTACAGTTTCCATAGTTTATAGAATGTATGAACAGCTTGTTCAAGAACAGGTTTCAGAGTTGCATCCTGCACTTGCAAAGTTGTTAAAAAAATAGGATAGGAAATGATTGATAAAAATAAAATAATTAAAAATAAAAAAATAAATAAATTAATTAATAATTAATTATTCTATTGAATAAAACCGCCAATATCCCAAAAAATATAGATATACTCCACAATACAATTACAATATTATACTCTTTCATAGGTTTTTTCTTTAATATAATTCTGGGAAGTGATAAATAGCCACCTTTAACATGGAGCTTCCCATCTTCTCCCAATACTGTTGGAGTATGGTTTTCTCTCTTAGTGACTCCTGCTGAATAATATTTCAGAAAAGCATCAATAATATATGGTAGCATAATGATAATGAATTCTAAAATAACATTTCTCCATATAGCTATTGTAGCTAAAAATGCTCCAATAGATAATGTCCCAACATCCCCTGGGAATATCTTTGCAGGGTATCTATTGAGTATGAAAAATCCAAAATATGACGATAAAAATATCATAACAATCTCAAAACCATAATAATCTCCATTTAACAGCAAAACAATACCTAAAAAAAATGCTGAAATCACACCTAAACCTATTTCTAATCCATTAAATCCAGCCAACATATTTGTTAGATTTGAAGATATCGATATGGCTAAAACAAGTAGTATTATCTTAAATATGTTAAAACCAAATAATAAATAACCTATGGGAATACCAATTAATCCAAGCAGTATAAGCTTTTTATAAGGAGATAATTTATATAAATCATCATATATGCCTATGATTCCAGACATTAATAAAACCGATGATATTATGGGGTTAAAAATAGATATTATCAGAGCGCTTAAAGATACAGGGACAATTCCCCCCATTTCAGGCACTTTGGTTTTTTCTCTCTTGTGTAAATCAATACCGTATTTGTAATTAATCATCTTAGAGATATAAATTCTTGTGAAAATGTATGAGCATATAAAACATAATAAACATAAAACACCTAAAAAATAAATATTTAAACAATGTTCAAGCATTTTTTCACCCTTAATAATCCTAACCAATAATATTAAACTTTTTCGGCGAATATTTTAAAGTATGTGTACCATATATCAATAAATATTAAATTCATAAACTATTTATAAATATATTATTTTAATATGAAATATGCATCTCTAACTATTAATAATATGATAATATAACAATATTGGAGGCATAATATGGGGAATTTAATAAATAAAATCTCTGAGCTCTTTAACAAACATAAATACATAAAACTATTTTTAATAGTTTTGGTTATAGGGCTCATAAGCTTTCAGCTAAGAGCTCAGCCAGCAGATATGGGATTTACAGATAACCCACAATTGAAAAGTATGTTCGCAGATGAACATGGAAGAATGTATTTGGTGGCATTAGACCCTTATTACTATCTAAGATTAACTGAAAATTACTATTATCATGGATATCTTGGGGAAACACTAAAAGAAGTTAATGGAAAATTGGTGCCTTATGATACCTGTCAGTATGCACCACCAGGACATCCAATAACAGAACCAGTTCCTGTAATATGTTTAACCACAATTGCAATATACGATATATGGCATTCGTATGATGCTACTGTAACCTTAATGAATGCAGCATATTGGGTTCCTGCTATAATGGGTATATTGTTGGGAATTCCTGTATTTTTCATAGTTAGAAGAACCACATTAAGCAATATTGGAGGAATTGTAGGGGCATTAACGATAATATCAAGTCCTGCACTATTGTATAAAACTTCAGCAGGTTTTGCAGACACCCCAATATTTGAGGTTTTGCCCATATTATTTATAGTATGGTTTATTATGGAGGCCATACATCACCAGGAAAACCTAAAAAAATCCTTAATATTTGCCACATTGGCAACAATAGTTATGGCATTGGCTCCGAGAATGTGGGCAGGTTGGTGGTATGGATACGATATTGTAAGTGGATTTTTAGTTATATATTTGATATATAGTTATATCATCAAAAATAGTTATAAAAAAACTGTTGTTGTAGAAGTTGGAAACATAAAAAATATACTTTCCATTATAGGTATATTTACTGCGGGCGGAGTTCTACTGATATCTGCTATATATGGAATAAATAATTTCATAAATGGAGCTCTTGCACCCATTGGCTTTACAACAATAAAGGCAGTTTCCCATGCATCAGGATGGCCAAATGTATATACGACTGTATCGGAGCTCGCCACTCCATCTATCAATGATATTATAAGTGGCTCACTTGGTAATGCATATCTCTTTGTATTGGGTATAATTGGTGCTTTACTGTCATTCATTTCAATGAGATACAAGGAGATGAGTATTAAATTTGATGCAAAATATGCTATATTATTAACACTTTGGTTATTTGCAACATTCTATGCAGCTACAAAAGGTGTTAGGTTTATAGGTTTGATGGTTCCGCCATTATCCATAGGTGTAGGTATATTTGCTGGACAGATGGCAAATATAATAAAAAGAAGAAACGATGATTTAACAAAATGGACATTATACCCAATAATTGGTATTTTATTTTTGGTGGCACTCAAAATTACAGCACAAAAGATACCTAAGATATTGATACCTACAACCTATGTGCCTATTGCAGAATATATTATGATTTTAACTATTGCAATACTTGCAGTGTATAAGATAATTGATATAATCTCTTCAAATAAAGAGATGCAAATAAAAAAGACTATCAGTATATTGCTTGCATTAACTTTGGTTCTTCCACCGCTTGCAAATGCAGTGCCACTGAGCTCGGCACCAACATTGAATAATGGGTGGTTGGAGAGTTTAAATTGGATAAAAACAGAAACTCCAAATAACTCTGTAATCACCTGTTGGTGGGATAATGGGCATATTTATACCTGGGCTACAAGAAAAATGGTAACATTTGATGGAGGTAGCCAAAACTCACCAAGGGCATACTGGGTTGGAAGAGCATTTTCCACATCAGATGAAAATCTTTCCATTGGAATACTTAGAATGCTTGCCACCAGTGGAGATAGTGCATTTGAAGAAAATAGTATTTTAATGAATAAAACAAACCACAGCGTGGCTAAAACTGTAAAGATATTGAATGAGATATTGCCTCTGGATAGAACCGATGCATATACGGTATTAACCAACAAATATGGACTAACAGGTAAAGAAGCATATAATGTATTAAATGCAACTCATCCAGAACATCCAAATCCTGATTATTTAATTACATACAATAGAATGACAGACATTGCTCCAGTTTGGAGTATGTTTGGTATGTGGAACTTCAATCTTTCACCAAATACACCGGATGATAAAAGAGAAAAAGGATATTATCAAAAATTAAGAGGAGAAGGATTTTTAACTAATGGAACACTTGTTATAAGAGTCCCACTACAAAAAACAAAGGATTATATGGTTATGAATCTTATCATGGTAAAAAATTCAACCATGGCAAGTTATGATATTACATACAACACCAAAACAAATACATTGATAAGTGAAAATATCACAGGATTCCATAAGGTAATTGTTAAGGATGAAAATAATATTTATGAAGATACATACAATAAAAATGGGGTTATGAGCGAAATTGTTAGGTTGGAACCAGTAGGAAATGGTCAGTATTATGCCTATGTATGGATATCAACAAGAAATCTCGAAGATAGCGTATATACAAAGCTTCATTTCCTTGATGGATATGGTTTAAAACATATAAAATTGGTTAAAGCATCCTTAGACCCTACAAACTATGGAATTCAGCCAGGATTTAAGGTTTATAAGGTAGATTATGGAAATAAATATTTAAATTAAATAATAAATAACTAAATAAAAAATTATTAAATAAATAATAAAATAATTAATTTTTATTTTTATACACCATTTAAATTATTTTAAAATTATTTTTTATATTATACTTTTATATTATAATTTATACTTTTTTAGGTGATTTAATGACTGTTGAAGTTTTAAGAGTGGGTCATAGAGGAGAACGAGATAAGAGAATTTCTACACATGTGGCATTAACTGCACGAGCTCTGGGTGCGGATAGGATATTATTTATCTGTGATGATAATCATGTAAGAGAAAGTGTAAATAGAATAGTGGAAAACTGGGGTGGAGATTTTAAATTTGAAGTAATAGATTCATGGAAATCTTATATAAAAAGATTTAAAGAAAATAATGGAGTTGTAGTCCATTTAACCATGTATGGTGAAAATATAAATGAGGCAATAAATA from Methanothermococcus okinawensis IH1 encodes:
- a CDS encoding 50S ribosomal protein L30 → MAYAVVRVRGSVGVRGDIADTLKMLRLHRVNHCVIVPNTETYKGMINKVKDYITYGEIDKDTLVKLILKRGRLPGNKRLNEEKVKELMDLSVEELAEKIVNDEILLKNTPLKPVFRLHPPRKGYDKAGIKRPFSVGGALGYRGDEINTLLEKMM
- a CDS encoding uL15 family ribosomal protein, which produces MIRKSRKITKLRGSRTCGYGAAKKHRGAGHRGGRGLAGGHKHKWLHIVKYMPDHFGKYGFKRHPSLVKKLNTINLGDIDELVSKNKDAFEVEDGKIVVDVTAFEYEKVLGKGKLSCPMIIKAVEFSEGAKEKIESAGGEFVEL
- the secY gene encoding preprotein translocase subunit SecY; protein product: MVIHLEEFLHKIRPILEYIPEVKRPERDITFKEKLKWTGMVLVLYFIMGTIDVYTGGAQIPPVFEFWQTVTASKMGTLITLGIGPIVTAGIIMQLLVGSEIIKLDLSIPTNRAMFQGLQKLFAIFMCFIEAIMFVGAGAFGPLSPLLMLVLVLQLAIGAILLIYLDEIVSRYGIGSGIGLFIAAGVSQTIFVGTFGPDGYLWKFFNALMQGSLGTALEFILPILGTIVVFFIVVYAESMRVEIPLAHGRVRGAVGKYPIKFVYVSNLPVILTVALFANIQLWGMFLEKMGFPILGHYVNGRAADGLAYYFSTPYGLTSVISDPLHAIFYTIMMMVFCVIFGIFWVETSGLDAKSMAKRLGSLDMAIKGFRKSTKSIEQRLKRYIKPITVMSSVFIGLLAAGANFTGALGGGTGVLLTVSIVYRMYEQLVQEQVSELHPALAKLLKK
- a CDS encoding MraY family glycosyltransferase yields the protein MLEHCLNIYFLGVLCLLCFICSYIFTRIYISKMINYKYGIDLHKREKTKVPEMGGIVPVSLSALIISIFNPIISSVLLMSGIIGIYDDLYKLSPYKKLILLGLIGIPIGYLLFGFNIFKIILLVLAISISSNLTNMLAGFNGLEIGLGVISAFFLGIVLLLNGDYYGFEIVMIFLSSYFGFFILNRYPAKIFPGDVGTLSIGAFLATIAIWRNVILEFIIIMLPYIIDAFLKYYSAGVTKRENHTPTVLGEDGKLHVKGGYLSLPRIILKKKPMKEYNIVIVLWSISIFFGILAVLFNRIINY
- a CDS encoding STT3 domain-containing protein; its protein translation is MGNLINKISELFNKHKYIKLFLIVLVIGLISFQLRAQPADMGFTDNPQLKSMFADEHGRMYLVALDPYYYLRLTENYYYHGYLGETLKEVNGKLVPYDTCQYAPPGHPITEPVPVICLTTIAIYDIWHSYDATVTLMNAAYWVPAIMGILLGIPVFFIVRRTTLSNIGGIVGALTIISSPALLYKTSAGFADTPIFEVLPILFIVWFIMEAIHHQENLKKSLIFATLATIVMALAPRMWAGWWYGYDIVSGFLVIYLIYSYIIKNSYKKTVVVEVGNIKNILSIIGIFTAGGVLLISAIYGINNFINGALAPIGFTTIKAVSHASGWPNVYTTVSELATPSINDIISGSLGNAYLFVLGIIGALLSFISMRYKEMSIKFDAKYAILLTLWLFATFYAATKGVRFIGLMVPPLSIGVGIFAGQMANIIKRRNDDLTKWTLYPIIGILFLVALKITAQKIPKILIPTTYVPIAEYIMILTIAILAVYKIIDIISSNKEMQIKKTISILLALTLVLPPLANAVPLSSAPTLNNGWLESLNWIKTETPNNSVITCWWDNGHIYTWATRKMVTFDGGSQNSPRAYWVGRAFSTSDENLSIGILRMLATSGDSAFEENSILMNKTNHSVAKTVKILNEILPLDRTDAYTVLTNKYGLTGKEAYNVLNATHPEHPNPDYLITYNRMTDIAPVWSMFGMWNFNLSPNTPDDKREKGYYQKLRGEGFLTNGTLVIRVPLQKTKDYMVMNLIMVKNSTMASYDITYNTKTNTLISENITGFHKVIVKDENNIYEDTYNKNGVMSEIVRLEPVGNGQYYAYVWISTRNLEDSVYTKLHFLDGYGLKHIKLVKASLDPTNYGIQPGFKVYKVDYGNKYLN
- a CDS encoding tRNA (cytidine(56)-2'-O)-methyltransferase; translated protein: MTVEVLRVGHRGERDKRISTHVALTARALGADRILFICDDNHVRESVNRIVENWGGDFKFEVIDSWKSYIKRFKENNGVVVHLTMYGENINEAINNIKEDINTGKNILIIIGAEKVPKEAYELADYNISIGNQPHSEVAAIAIFLDRLFEGKTLYRDYKDAKIKVMPSKKEKVVITEKK